The following proteins are co-located in the Neofelis nebulosa isolate mNeoNeb1 chromosome 18, mNeoNeb1.pri, whole genome shotgun sequence genome:
- the GDE1 gene encoding glycerophosphodiester phosphodiesterase 1 isoform X1 produces MWLWEEQGGLLGPFSFLLLLLLLVTRSPFNACLFTGSLYLLLRLFSFEPVPSRRALQVLKPRDRVSAIAHRGGSHDAPENTLAAIRLAAKNGATGVELDIEFTSDGIPVLMHDNTVDRTTDGTGRLCDLTFEQIRKLNPAANHRLRNDFPDEKIPTLREAVAECLNYNLTIFFDVKGHANMATDALKKIYMEFPQLYNNSIVCSFLPEVIYKMRQTDQNVVTALTHRPWSLSHTGDGKPRYDTYWKQSMFVVMDILLDWSMHNILWYLCGISAFLIQKDFVSPDYLKKWSAKGIQVVAWTVNTFDEKSYYESHLGSSYITDSMLEDCASQF; encoded by the exons ATGTGGCTGTGGGAGGAACAGGGGGGCCTCCTGggccccttctccttcctgctcctgctgctcctgctggTAACGCGTAGTCCCTTCAATGCCTGCCTCTTCACCGGCAGCCTCTACCTCTTGCTGCGCCTGTTCAGCTTTGAGCCTGTGCCCTCCCGCAGAGCCCTGCAGGTGCTCAAGCCGCGGGACCGCGTTTCCGCCATCGCTCACCGCGGCGGCAGCCACGACGCGCCCGAGAACACGCTGGCGGCCATTCGGCTG GCAGCTAAGAATGGAGCAACAGGTGTGGAGTTGGACATTGAGTTTACTTCCGACGGGATTCCTGTCTTAATGCATGATAACACAGTTGACAGGACGACCGATGGTACTGGTCGATTGTGTGACTTGACGTTTGAACAAATTAGGAAGCTTAATCCTGCAGCAAATCACAGGTTAAG GAatgatttccctgatgaaaagATCCCTACCCTGAGAGAAGCTGTTGCAGAGTGCCTAAACTATAACCTCACAATCTTCTTTGATGTCAAGGGCCATGCAAATATG GCTACTGATgctctaaagaaaatatatatggagtttcctcaactATACAATAATAGTATCGTCTGCTCTTTCTTGCCAGAAGTCATCTATAAG ATGAGACAAACAGATCAGAATGTAGTGACAGCTTTAACTCATAGACCTTGGAGCCTTAGCCATACAGGAGATGGGAAACCACGCTATGATACTTACTGGAAACAGTCCATGTTTGTGGTAATGGACATTTTGCTCGATTGGAGCATGCATAATATCTTGTGGTACCTGTGTGGAATTTCAGCTTTCCTCATACAAAAGGATTTTGTATCCCC GGACTACCTGAAGAAGTGGTCGGCTAAAGGCATTCAGGTTGTGGCTTGGACTGTTAATACCTTTGATGAAAAAAGTTACTACGAATCGCATCTTGGTTCCAGTTATATCACTGACAGCATGTTGGAAGACTGTGCATCTCAGTTCTAG
- the GDE1 gene encoding glycerophosphodiester phosphodiesterase 1 isoform X2 produces the protein MHDNTVDRTTDGTGRLCDLTFEQIRKLNPAANHRLRNDFPDEKIPTLREAVAECLNYNLTIFFDVKGHANMATDALKKIYMEFPQLYNNSIVCSFLPEVIYKMRQTDQNVVTALTHRPWSLSHTGDGKPRYDTYWKQSMFVVMDILLDWSMHNILWYLCGISAFLIQKDFVSPDYLKKWSAKGIQVVAWTVNTFDEKSYYESHLGSSYITDSMLEDCASQF, from the exons ATGCATGATAACACAGTTGACAGGACGACCGATGGTACTGGTCGATTGTGTGACTTGACGTTTGAACAAATTAGGAAGCTTAATCCTGCAGCAAATCACAGGTTAAG GAatgatttccctgatgaaaagATCCCTACCCTGAGAGAAGCTGTTGCAGAGTGCCTAAACTATAACCTCACAATCTTCTTTGATGTCAAGGGCCATGCAAATATG GCTACTGATgctctaaagaaaatatatatggagtttcctcaactATACAATAATAGTATCGTCTGCTCTTTCTTGCCAGAAGTCATCTATAAG ATGAGACAAACAGATCAGAATGTAGTGACAGCTTTAACTCATAGACCTTGGAGCCTTAGCCATACAGGAGATGGGAAACCACGCTATGATACTTACTGGAAACAGTCCATGTTTGTGGTAATGGACATTTTGCTCGATTGGAGCATGCATAATATCTTGTGGTACCTGTGTGGAATTTCAGCTTTCCTCATACAAAAGGATTTTGTATCCCC GGACTACCTGAAGAAGTGGTCGGCTAAAGGCATTCAGGTTGTGGCTTGGACTGTTAATACCTTTGATGAAAAAAGTTACTACGAATCGCATCTTGGTTCCAGTTATATCACTGACAGCATGTTGGAAGACTGTGCATCTCAGTTCTAG